A genome region from Arachis duranensis cultivar V14167 chromosome 8, aradu.V14167.gnm2.J7QH, whole genome shotgun sequence includes the following:
- the LOC107461228 gene encoding eukaryotic initiation factor 4A-10, with product MAELAPEGSQFDARQFDAKMNELLGDDGQEFFTSYDEVYDSFDAMGLQENLLRGIYAYGFEKPSAIQQRGIVPFIRGLDVIQQAQSGTGKTATFCSGILQQLDYSLVECQALVLAPTRELAQQIEKVMRALGDYLGVKVHTCVGGTLVREDKRILESGVHVVVGTPGRVFDMLRRQYLRPDSIRMFVLDEADEMLSKGFKDQIYDIFQLLPPKIQVGLFSATMPPEALEITRKFMNKPVRILVKRDELTLEGIKQFFVNVEKEEWKLETLCDLYETLAITQSVIFVNTRRKVDWLTDKMRSRDHTVSATHGDMDQNTRDIIMREFRSGSSRVLITTDLLARGIDVQQVSLVINYDLPTQPENYLHRIGRSGRFGRKGVAINFVTREVEKMLLDIQKFYNVVVEELPANVADLL from the exons ATGGCGGAGTTGGCACCAGAAGGATCACAATTTGATGCTCGTCAATTTGATGCTAAGATGAATGAGTT ACTAGGAGATGATGGACAGGAATTCTTTACATCTTATGACGAAGTCTATGACAGCTTCGATGCTATGGGATTGCAGGAGAACCTTCTAAGGGGTATTTATGCATATG GTTTTGAGAAGCCCTCTGCAATTCAGCAAAGGGGGATTGTGCCTTTCATCAGGGGACTTGATGTAATTCAGCAAGCACAATCTGGAACTGGAAAAACTGCTACGTTTTGCTCTGGTATCTTGCAGCAGCTTGATTACAGCTTAGTTGAATGCCAGGCTCTGGTTCTTGCTCCCACTCGTGAACTTGCACAACAAATTGAGAAGGTCATGCGAGCATTAGGTGACTATCTTGGGGTTAAGGTTCATACTTGTGTGGGTGGGACCCTCGTTCGTGAAGATAAACGTATCCTTGAAAGTGGTGTCCATGTTGTAGTTGGTACCCCTGGTCGTGTATTTGACATGCTGCGAAGACAATATTTGCGCCCTGATAGCATTAGAATGTTTGTGTTAGATGAGGCAGATGAGATGCTCTCTAAAGGTTTCAAGGATCAG ATCTATGATATTTTTCAGCTCCTGCCACCTAAGATACAGGTCGGGCTTTTCTCTGCCACAATGCCTCCGGAAGCCTTGGAGATCACAAGAAAATTTATGAATAAGCCTGTGAGGATTCTTGTGAAACGTGATGAGCTCACCTTGGAGGGTATCAAGCAATTTTTTGTCAATGTTGAGAAGGAGGAATGGAAGCTTGAGACACTTTGTGATCTTTACGAAACTCTGGCCATTACCCAGAGTGTTATCTTTGTCAACACCAGACGCAAGGTAGATTGGTTGACAGACAAGATGCGCAGCCGTGATCACACTGTTTCGGCCACCCATGGAGATATGGACCAGAATACAAGAGATATCATCATGAGAGAATTCCGTTCCGGGTCCTCTCGTGTTCTCATTACCACAGATCTTTTGGCCCGTGGTATTGATGTTCAGCAAGTCTCACTTGTGATTAATTACGACCTTCCTACTCAGCCAGAGAACTATCTCCATAGGATTGGTCGAAGCGGTCGGTTTGGAAGAAAGGGTGTTGCCATCAATTTTGTGACAAGGGAGGTTGAAAAGATGCTGCTTGACATACAGAAGTTTTACAATGTGGTGGTTGAGGAGCTTCCAGCCAATGTTGCTGATCTCCTGTGA
- the LOC107461244 gene encoding uncharacterized protein LOC107461244, with product MGDFQRSRSYANGERMQIDSYYGAPRPLPHDFRSYSVSYVQTQAGVNNRDLKLKKGKSISGSISKSWSFGDPELQRKKRVASYKMYSVEGKVKRSLRNSFRWLKNKYSKVVYGW from the coding sequence ATGGGGGACTTTCAGAGATCAAGATCCTATGCAAATGGGGAAAGGATGCAGATAGATAGCTACTATGGTGCACCTAGACCTCTTCCTCATGATTTCAGGAGCTATAGTGTTTCATATGTTCAAACTCAAGCTGGTGTTAATAATAGGGACTTGAAGCTGAAGAAAGGGAAAAGCATTTCAGGTTCTATTTCCAAGTCTTGGAGCTTTGGTGATCCTGAActtcagaggaagaagagggtTGCTAGCTATAAGATGTATTCTGTGGAAGGAAAGGTCAAACGTTCCCTCAGAAACAGTTTTAGGTGGCTTAAGAACAAGTACTCCAAGGTTGTTTATGGTTGGTAG